CCCGGACACCACCGTGCCGGGCAGCGTCCGGCGCGAGGAGCGGTGGGATCCTACCCGACGGCCGGCCCGGTCCATCTGGCTGACCTGGACTGACCCCGACGGCGTGCGTTGGGAACGCTGGCGCCGGCACTGACGCGAGCCGTTGTGCACTTGATCGGCTCAGACATCGTCCAGCGCCTTCACCTCTGGCGGGTCGGGAGGGCGCTCGCGTCCGGCTTCCCTCGCATCGCGACGAGCTGCTCCGCCACCTTGAACAGCTTGACGTTCGATCGCTGTGAGGCCTCGACCAGGACGTCGAAGGCCTGCGTGGCGTCGATCCCGAGCCGCTCCATCAGGATGCCCTGCGCCTGCCCGATGAGCGTCCGGCTCGCCACTGAGGCGGTCAGCTGGTCGTCTCGGCGAGCGGCCGCGAGTGCGGCCGAGATTTGGGCGGCGAGGGTGATGGCAGCGGCTTGGTCGTACTCGTCGAAGGCGTCAGGGTCGGTGGAGTAGAGGTTGAGTGAGCCATGGCCGCCGGAACCGGCGTAGAGCCGCACCGACAGCATCGAGCGCAGTCCGAGCTCGTTGTAGGCGGCCCACGACCACCCAATCCAGCGCTGCTCGACCGCCAGGTCGTGGCTGAGCACGAGCTGTTGCCCCACCAAGGCCGTCAGGCACGGGCCCTCGCCGTACTGCAGCTGCAGTTGGTCACCGCGGCGTACCAGGTCGCTGGTGGCGGCGGTCGTGCGCACCTGGCCCCGGACGCTCTCGAAGAGCCCGGCGGCGGTGCAGCCCGGCACGATGACGAGTGCCTGTTCGACCGCGGCCAGGAGGGTGCTCGTCTCGCCGCGGGAGGTCTGCATGGCCAGTGCGGCGTCGGCCAGCGCACCGGCCCGTTCCTGGTGCTTCACCGTGTGAACGTACGCCCTCGCACAAAGGTTCGAAACCAACGCAGACGAGAAGGAGCGGGCGTAGGTTGTGCGAGGCGGTGAGCAACGGGGCTTGCCGACTGGAGTGGGTTCTGCCCGATCGGGGGATGGGGCAGAACCCGTTTCCTCCTTCAGCAGACCAGAAATCACGCGGTAGGAACGGTGGAGCCGAGCGCCGACCCGTGGCCCTCCGCGCCCCTCCGTGCAGCGGGAGCCCGGCAAGCCGCTGCTTGACCCGCCGAACTCCCGGGCGACGGCCACGAGGA
The sequence above is a segment of the Auraticoccus monumenti genome. Coding sequences within it:
- a CDS encoding GAF and ANTAR domain-containing protein; translated protein: MKHQERAGALADAALAMQTSRGETSTLLAAVEQALVIVPGCTAAGLFESVRGQVRTTAATSDLVRRGDQLQLQYGEGPCLTALVGQQLVLSHDLAVEQRWIGWSWAAYNELGLRSMLSVRLYAGSGGHGSLNLYSTDPDAFDEYDQAAAITLAAQISAALAAARRDDQLTASVASRTLIGQAQGILMERLGIDATQAFDVLVEASQRSNVKLFKVAEQLVAMRGKPDASALPTRQR